A genomic region of Gossypium hirsutum isolate 1008001.06 chromosome D01, Gossypium_hirsutum_v2.1, whole genome shotgun sequence contains the following coding sequences:
- the LOC107921970 gene encoding uncharacterized protein isoform X1 encodes MMQGLHHQQQQLAALLSAALTKDTTAAATASVTSSSSTTASTTLPTTTSTPTVSTKSDENDSARLAAINSLHRAIIYPPNSILVAHSASFLAQGFSQLLSDKSYAVRQSAAIAYAALCAVVCSVPIGSSGRQNHVMLSSLVDRFIGWALPLLSNISAGDGTTELALEGLREFLSVGDVGAIERYALPILKACQELLEDERTSLSLLHRLLSVLTLILLKFSLSFQPHFLDIIDLLLGWALVPDLAESDRRVIMDSFLQFQKHWVGNLQFSLGLLSKFLGDMDVLLQDGTHGTPQQFRRLLALLSCFSTVLQSTASGLLEMNLLEQISEPLSKMLPRLLGCLSVVGKKFGWSRWIEDSWKCLTLLAEILQERFSTFYPLAIDILFQSLELGNTSRPIGAGKITSFQVHGVLKTNLQLLSLQKLGLLPSSVKKILHFDRAISQLRLHPNHLVTGSSAATYVFLLQQGNDEIVQQAMTLLTEELELLKGMLKKKLVHGEEVNSAGDLRCYSKLELFALIKFDLKVLLTSVSLCGCNNLIVQPKIAALYLQRSESLISFIIEKLSPFESPIQFCVELQVHVIKTLDRLSMVKFFSKCSIRNQSGNIPVGDAATEKVLDGNSLRDVHPAVIIEYLREFGTLLVRALHVSSPVAVKIVALEWVQRFCENLISICESPNMRYNFYEEFGYVSLFGDLIFSILEAAFDREPKVRLHVTLSLELLLQARLMHPLYFNSVSDVVLEKLGDPDADIRNAYVRLLSHVLLTTMYVYGIHDIGACSNSRPRALMLGNGSNLYWKQVFALKQLPQQLHSQQLVSILSYISQRWKVPLSSWIQRLIHTCRSSKDSSLGQLEETGIVGANDLWLDIKMENILEKFCSVNNLAGAWWAIHEAARYCISTRLRTNLGGPTQTFAALERMLLDVSHVLQLDGEQNDGSLSIIGSSGAHLLPMRLLLDFVEALKKNVYNAYEGSAVLPSAGRQSSLFFRANKKVCEEWFSRICEPMMNAGLALQCHDATIQYCTLRLQELKNLVVSAFKEKSQAQVTEYLHNMREKYIGDISRIVRHMSLALCRNHESEALIGLQKWVSLTFSPLLLDEDQSVNHSGIVEPFQWITGLVYQAEGQYEKAVSHFAHLLQTEESLSTMGSDGAQFCIARIIESYTAVSDWKSLESWLLELQTLRAKYAGKSYSGALTTAGNEMNAIHALAQFDEGDLQAAWAYLDLTPKSSSELTLDPKLALQRSEQMLLQALLFKIEGNLDKVPHELQKAKSMLEEMLSVLPLDGLAEATACVTQLHCIFAVGEGYDLSQGNCWKHMGSQGKSKLNQSGLGSYLLPLQPLIKGIHQDCNPWLKVLRVYRTISPTSPVTLKLSMNLMSLARKQGNLTLANCLINYLRDHVSSCSHERYCNLLNLNLQYEGILILHAENKIEDAFANIWSFLRPYLCSSSFIVNDVDDGLMKAKACLKLSNWLRQNYSSLNLRNIVLRMLSDLNVATVSSSGTGGYSFSDENLSSKWSLDVIVEEIVGTATKLSTQLCPKMAKSWISYASWCFNQAKSSVANQQEKCLQSCSFSPILVSELTPKRFKMTEDEIQIVESVILPLFQKRDSAEHVDDGAEQWGFCSGSAENLRTNNMLMTLVQQLVDIMEAAAGAPGTENSGGERLSSTLASQLLSSLQHANFGIEETHLTYVIDKLIDIWWSLRRRRVSLFGHAAHAFIKYLLYSSTKLSDGRLSGDFCQSQKQKVGSYTLRATLYVMHVLLNYGLELKDTLEPALSTVPLLSWQDITPQLFARLSSHPEEVVRKQIESLLMMLAKLSPSSIVYPMLVDINAYEEKPSEELQHILGCLRELYPRLIQDVQLVINELGNVTVLWEELWLSTLQDLHMDVMRRINVLKEEAARIAENTTLSQSEKNKINAAKYSAMMAPIVVALERRLASTSRKPETPHELWFHHEYKEQLKSAIVSLKTPPASAAALGDVWRPFDHIAASLASYQRKSSISLGEVAPQLAMLSSSDVPMPGLEKQVAPFESDRALTSALHGIVTIASFSEHLTILSTKTKPKKLVILGSDGKAYTYLLKGREDLRLDARIMQLLQAINSFLHSSSATNHNLLGIRYYSVTPISGRAGLIQWVDNVISIYSIFKSWQNRVQVTQVSALGAGSAKSSVPPVPRPSDMFYGKIIPALKEKGIRRVISRRDWPHEVKRKVLLDLMKEVPKQLLHQELWCASEGFKAFNSKLKRYSGSVAAMSMVGHILGLGDRHLDNILLDFSSGDVVHIDYNVCFDKGQRLKVPEIVPFRLTQTIEAALGLTGIEGTFRANCEAVVSVLRKNKDLLLMLLEVFVWDPLIEWTRGDFHDDAAIGGEERKGMELAVSLSLFASRVQEIRVPLQEHHDLLLATFPAVESALERFRDVLNQYELVSALFYRADQERSNLILHETSAKSIVAEATCNSEKICASFEIQAREFKQAKNVVAEKAQQATTWIEQHGRILDALRGNLIPEISAGMNLSGMADALSLTSAVPEAGVPLTIVPEPTQAQCYDIDREVSQLIAELDRGLSSAVMALQAYSLALQRVLPLNYLTTSTVHGWAQVLQLSANAVSSDILSLARRQASELIAKVHGDNLEFMKSSHDDLCFKVEKYAAEIEKVEEECAELVNSIGSKTESKAKDRLMFAFMKYMQSAGLVRKEDANSSLQYGESKYDGTKASRIREDLEEKKDKVLSVLSVAMRSLYDDVKHRILEIYSHTNRAQIENSRPQSDLGTVFSGFEEQVEKCILVAGFVNELWQQIGGDMPGVDRDLYYSKYYSEGNWASIFKTILNCCKSLIGEMTEVVLPDIMRSAVSFNTEVMDAFGLISQIRGSIDTALEQLVEVELERASLAELEQNYFVKVGLITEQQLALEEAAMKGRDHLSWEEAEELASQEEACRAQLEQLHQTWNHRDMRTSSLIKREAEIKSSLVSCEQHFQSLITGDDFRESHRSKSQVLLAILVKPFSELESVDKALSSLSSSFAPHSDEIPNLVEFLSSGHSVSECVWNFGSLLNNHSFFIWKIGVLDSILDLCIHDMASSVDQNLGFEQLFDVVKRKLEIQLQEYIGRYLKIRIAPALLSWLDKENEHLKLLTEGAKEPSNDHVRKDVEAVKKVQLMLEEYCNTHETARAARSAASVMKRQVNELKEALRKTILEIVQMEWMHDVGLTPSHTSRVLFQKFFSNDDELYPVVLNFSRPKLLETMQSVLSKLARAIEGLKSCEHTSIVAEGQLERAMGWACGGPNSSVAGNSSAKASGIPPEFHDHLMRRRHLLQEAREKASSVVKICMSILEFEASRDGIFQIPREGYALSTGSDSRTWQQAYFNALTKLEVTYHSFTRIEQEWKLAQSNMEVASSGLYSATNELCIASLKAKSASGDLQSTVLAMRDCAYEASVALSAFARVSRGHTALTSESGSMLEEVLAITEDLHDVHNLGKEAASVHRSLMEDLSKQANAILLPLESVLAKDVSAMTEAMARERETKMEVSPIHGQAIYQSYGLRVREACQTFKPLVPSLTFSVKELHSLLTTLARTASLHAGNLHKALEGLGESQEVKSQSISLSRPDLASDATEYDERGGESMSTSGSGSPKDLVGLTGIPLQEKEWISPPDSIGTSGTESSITSNGTSLSDSINDPIVEMMEKISLDSSQKKDHGDPNFVPSSESEYDEISHCGHRMSENMEVKNTNEVKSANEETNENLKTVPSVNDEAVSAPLESSQPSNNVNLDVKFQGKDEVSTLGKIEVGDESHEVPVPSTDTASRIARGKNAYAMSVLRRVEMKLDGRDITERREISIAEQVDYLLKQATSVDNLCSMYEGWTPWI; translated from the exons ATGATGCAAGGTCTCCACCACCAACAACAGCAACTGGCTGCTCTCCTTTCCGCTGCCCTAACCAAAGACACCACCGCCGCGGCCACCGCTTCCGTCACTTCTTCTTCCTCCACCACTGCCTCAACTACGCTTCCCACAACTACATCAACTCCCACTGTTTCAACCAAATCCGACGAAAACGACTCAGCTCGTCTTGCAGCTATTAATTCTCTCCACCGCGCCATCATTTACCCTCCTAACTCCATCCTCGTCGCCCACTCCGCTTCTTTCCTCGCCCAAGGCTTCTCTCAACTTCTTTCTGACAA GTCATACGCAGTGAGGCAGTCTGCTGCTATTGCATATGCTGCTCTTTGTGCGGTTGTGTGTTCGGTCCCAATAGGATCAAGTGGGAGGCAAAACCATGTTATGCTCAGTAGTTTGGTGGACCGGTTCATTGGATGGGCTTTACCACTGCTTAGTAATATTAGTGCTGGGGACGGGACCACGGAACTGGCCTTGGAAGGTCTACGTGAGTTTCTTAGTGTTGGTGATGTGGGTGCGATTGAAAGATATGCTTTACCAATCCTCAAAGCATGCCAAGAACTTCTGGAGGATGAGAGAACTTCCTTGAGTTTATTACATCGGCTTCTAAGTGTTTTGACTTTGATATTATTGAAGTTTTCACTGTCTTTCCAACCGCATTTTCTTGACATTATTGATCTTCTTCTTGGATGGGCATTGGTGCCTGACCTTGCAGAATCTGACAGGAGGGTCATTATGGATAGTTTCTTGCAATTTCAGAAGCATTGGGTGGGTAATTTGCAGTTTTCTCTGGGATTGTTGTCTAAGTTCCTGGGAGACATGGATGTATTGCTTCAGGATGGGACCCATGGAACCCCACAACAGTTTCGTAGGTTGCTTGCATTGCTTTCTTGTTTTTCTACAGTTTTGCAATCTACTGCATCTGGATTGCTGGAAATGAATCTACTTGAACAAATAAGTGAACCTCTAAGCAAAATGCTTCCCCGGTTATTGGGATGTTTATCTGTTGTTGGAAAGAAGTTTGGATGGTCAAGATGGATTGAGGATTCTTGGAAGTGCTTGACTCTATTGGCAGAAATATTACAAGAAAGGTTTTCCACGTTTTACCCACTTGCTATTGACATATTATTTCAGAGCTTGGAATTGGGAAATACTAGTCGGCCTATTGGAGCTGGGAAGATAACCTCCTTTCAAgttcatggagtgttaaaaaCTAATCTTCAATTATTATCTTTGCAAAAGCTTGGCCTCCTTCCCTCATCTGTGAAGAAAATTCTTCATTTTGACAGAGCAATATCTCAGCTACGCTTGCATCCAAATCATTTAGTCACTGGAAGTTCTGCAGCTACTTATGTTTTCTTGCTTCAACAGgggaatgatgaaatagttcaaCAGGCAATGACCTTGTTAACTGAAGAACTGGAGCTGTTGAAGGGTatgcttaaaaaaaaattagttcatgGAGAGGAGGTTAATAGTGCGGGGGATTTGAGATGTTACTCTAAACTTGAGTTGTTTGCATTgattaaatttgatttgaaagTTTTGTTAACCTCCGTTTCCTTGTGTGGATGTAACAATTTGATTGTCCAACCAAAGATCGCTGCCTTGTATCTTCAGAGGTCAGAAAGtttaatttcttttatcattGAGAAGCTGAGTCCTTTTGAGTCACCTATTCAGTTTTGTGTGGAATTGCAAGTCCATGTTATCAAGACACTGGATAGGTTAAGTATGGTTAAATTCTTTAGCAAGTGTTCTATTAGAAATCAAAGTGGCAACATACCTGTTGGGGATGCTGCTACTGAAAAAGTACTTGATGGTAATAGTCTTAGAGATGTCCATCCAGCTGTGATTATTGAGTATCTAAGGGAGTTTGGCACACTTCTTGTTAGAGCTCTCCATGTGTCTTCTCCTGTCGCAGTTAAAATAGTTGCTTTGGAATGGGTACAAAGATTCTGTGAAAATCTCATTTCCATATGTGAGAGTCCAAATATGAGATATAATTTTTATGAAGAATTTGGATATGTCTCTCTTTTTGGAGATTTGATTTTCTCTATTTTGGAGGCTGCATTTGACAGGGAACCAAAGGTCAGGTTACATGTCACATTATCTTTGGAGCTGCTTTTGCAAGCTAGGTTGATGCATCCCTTGTACTTTAATTCTGTTAGTGATGTGGTCCTGGAAAAGCTTGGTGATCCAGATGCTGACATTAGAAATGCCTATGTTAGGCTTCTGTCTCATGTCTTGTTGACTACAATGTATGTATATGGTATACATGATATTGGAGCCTGTAGCAATTCCAGGCCCCGAGCTCTTATGTTAGGCAATGGTTCAAACTTGTACTGGAAGCAAGTATTTGCCTTAAAGCAGCTGCCTCAGCAGCTTCACTCTCAGCAACTTGTTTCCATTTTGAGTTACATTTCACAACGATGGAAAGTGCCTCTTTCTTCTTGGATCCAACGGCTTATTCATACATGTAGGAGCTCTAAGGACAGCAGTTTGGGACAGCTTGAGGAGACTGGGATTGTAGGTGCAAATGATCTATGGTTggatataaaaatggaaaatattcTTGAAAAATTTTGCTCTGTTAATAACCTCGCTGGTGCTTGGTGGGCCATACATGAGGCAGCTAGATATTGTATTTCTACTCGCCTACGAACTAACCTTGGTGGGCCCACTCAAACTTTTGCAGCTTTGGAACGGATGCTTTTGGATGTTTCACATGTGCTACAGCTTGACGGTGAACAGAATGATGGAAGCTTAAGTATCATAGGTTCTTCTGGCGCACACTTGTTGCCCATGAGGTTATTGTTGGATTTCGTTGAGGCTCTTAAGAAAAATGTATATAATGCATATGAGGGATCTGCTGTTTTACCATCTGCTGGCCGACAGAGTTCATTGTTTTTCCGGGCAAACAAGAAAGTATGTGAGGAGTGGTTTTCTCGTATTTGTGAGCCAATGATGAATGCTGGTTTGGCATTACAATGCCACGATGCTACCATTCAGTACTGCACTCTGCGGCTGCAAGAGCTTAAAAATCTGGTGGTGTCAGCTTTTAAAGAGAAGTCTCAGGCTCAGGTAACTGAATACCTCCATAACATGAGGGAGAAATATATTGGAGATATCTCAAGGATTGTTCGGCACATGTCATTGGCTCTATGCAGGAATCATGAATCAGAGGCTCTAATTGGTCTGCAAAAATGGGTTTCACTTACCTTTTCTCCACTACTTTTGGATGAAGACCAGTCAGTGAATCACAGTGGCATAGTTGAACCTTTCCAGTGGATAACTGGGCTTGTATATCAGGCAGAAGGTCAATATGAAAAGGCTGTTTCTCATTTTGCTCACTTGTTACAGACTGAGGAGTCACTCAGTACTATGGGTTCTGATGGTGCACAGTTTTGCATTGCACGTATTATAGAGAGTTATACGGCTGTATCTGACTGGAAATCTCTGGAATCCTGGCTTTTAGAGTTGCAAACACTGCGGGCTAAATATGCTGGAAAGAGTTATTCTGGTGCTTTAACTACGGCTGGCAATGAGATGAATGCAATTCATGCATTGGCACAGTTCGATGAGGGTGATCTTCAGGCTGCATGGGCATACCTGGATTTGACACCAAAATCTAGCAGTGAACTCACACTTGATCCCAAACTAGCCTTGCAAAGGAGTGAGCAGATGCTTTTGCAGGCATTGCTTTTTAAGATTGAGGGAAATCTGGACAAGGTGCCACATGAATTGCAGAAGGCCAAGTCAATGCTGGAGGAAATGTTGTCTGTTCTGCCACTTGATGGATTAGCTGAGGCTACTGCATGTGTCACACAGTTACATTGCATCTTTGCAGTTGGAGAAGGCTATGACCTAAGCCAAGGGAACTGCTGGAAGCACATGGGCAGCCAAGGCAAATCCAAACTAAATCAGTCTGGTCTAGGTTCATACTTGTTGCCACTGCAGCCTTTGATTAAAGGAATACATCAAGATTGTAACCCTTGGTTGAAAGTTCTCCGAGTTTATCGAACCATTTCCCCTACTTCTCCTGTTACCTTAAAGCTTTCTATGAATCTGATGAGTTTGGCTCGTAAACAAGGAAATCTGACGTTGGCAAACTGTTTGATTAACTATCTGAGAGATCATGTGTCGAGTTGCTCTCATGAGAGATACTGTAATTTGCTAAACTTGAATTTACAATATGAGGGAATCTTGATATTGCACGCTGAGAACAAGATTGAAGATGCTTTTGCAAATATTTGGTCATTCCTTCGTCCTTATTTATGTTCTTCATCATTTATTGTTAATGATGTTGATGATGGTTTGATGAAGGCCAAGGCTTGCTTGAAACTTTCAAATTGGTTGAGACAGAATTATTCCAGTTTGAATTTGAGGAATATTGTTCTCAGGATGCTATCAGATCTAAATGTGGCTACTGTTTCTTCCAGTGGCACAGGTGGTTATTCTTTCAGTGATGAAAACTTAAGCTCTAAATGGAGCTTAGATGTTATTGTTGAGGAAATAGTGGGTACAGCTACAAAGTTATCCACTCAACTTTGTCCGAAAATGGCCAAGTCTTGGATTTCTTATGCTTCTTGGTGTTTCAATCAGGCCAAGAGCTCTGTTGCTAACCAGCAAGAGAAGTGTCTTCAGTCATGCTCTTTTTCTCCTATTCTGGTTTCTGAACTCACACCTAAAAGATTCAAGATGACCGAGGATGAGATCCAAATAGTGGAATCTGTTATACTGCCACTTTTTCAGAAGAGGGATAGTGCTGAACATGTAGATGATGGAGCAGAGCAATGGGGTTTTTGTTCTGGTTCTGCTGAAAATTTGAGAACCAACAATATGTTGATGACTTTGGTACAGCAACTTGTGGATATTATGGAGGCTGCAGCTGGAGCACCTGGTACAGAAAACTCTGGTGGTGAAAGGCTTTCTTCCACTCTAGCTTCTCAGTTGCTGAGTTCTTTACAACATGCAAATTTTGGAATAGAAGAAACACATTTAACATATGTAATTGATAAGTTGATTGATATTTGGTGGTCATTGAGGAGGAGAAGAGTCTCCCTATTTGGGCATGCAGCTCATGCtttcataaaatatctattaTATTCGTCTACCAAGCTTTCTGATGGTCGGTTGTCTGGTGATTTTTGTCAGTCCCAAAAACAAAAAGTTGGCAGCTATACCCTGAGAGCTACATTATATGTCATGCACGTTCTTCTCAACTATGGATTAGAGTTAAAAGACACACTTGAACCTGCGCTTTCAACAGTTCCTCTGTTGTCATGGCAG GACATTACACCTCAATTGTTTGCTAGGTTGAGTTCACATCCTGAGGAAGTTGTCCGGAAGCAGATAGAGAGCTTATTAATGATGTTAGCCAAGCTTTCTCCTTCATCTATAGTGTACCCAATGCTGGTTGATATAAATGCTTATGAAGAGAAGCCCTCTGAGGAACTTCAGCACATTCTTGGCTGTTTg AGAGAGCTTTATCCAAGATTAATTCAGGATGTGCAACTAGTGATTAATGAGCTGGGAAATGTGACTGTCCTTTGGGAGGAACTATGGCTGAGCACACTTCAAGATCTTCACATGG ATGTAATGAGGCGTATAAATGTTCTGAAAGAGGAAGCTGCACGGATTGCGGAGAATACTACACTTAGCCAGAGTGAGAAGAACAAGATAAATGCTGCCAAATACTCAGCTATGATGGCTCCCATTGTTGTTGCTTTGGAACGCCGTCTAGCTTCAACTTCTAGGAAGCCTGAAACACCTCATGAATTATGGTTCCATCATGAATATAAAGAGCAGTTAAAATCGGCCATTGTAAGCCTTAAGACTCCTCCAGCATCTGCTGCTGCACTTGGAGATGTTTGGCGGCCATTTGACCATATTGCTGCATCCTTAGCATCTTATCAGAGGAAATCTTCAATTTCTTTAGGGGAAGTTGCACCTCAGCTGGCTATGTTATCATCCTCTGATGTTCCAATGCCTGGTCTTGAAAAGCAAGTCGCTCCATTTGAATCTGACAGAGCTCTCACTTCAGCTCTACATGGAATTGTCACAATTGCTTCTTTCTCAGAACATCTTACTATCTTATCAACCAAAACGAAACCAAAGAAACTTGTTATTCTGGGTTCAGATGGTAAAGCATACACTTATTTGTTGAAAGGACGTGAAGATTTGCGTCTTGATGCGAGAATCATGCAGCTGTTGCAAGCCATAAATAGTTTTCTACATTCATCTTCTGCTACTAACCATAACTTGCTTGGCATTCGCTACTATTCTGTGACTCCAATCAGTGGTCGGGCAGGTCTAATCCAATGGGTGGATAATGTGATAAGCATATACAGCATCTTTAAGTCTTGGCAAAACCGTGTCCAGGTTACACAAGTTTCTGCTTTGGGAGCTGGAAGTGCAAAAAGTTCTGTTCCTCCTGTTCCCAGGCCAAGTGATATGTTCTATGGAAAAATTATTCCTGCCCTCAAGGAGAAAGGCATTAGGAGAGTAATTTCCAGAAGGGATTGGCCTCATGAAGTCAAGCGTAAAGTTCTTTTGGATCTTATGAAGGAGGTTCCTAAGCAGCTTCTACATCAAGAGCTTTGGTGTGCAAGTGAAGGGTTCAAAGCCTTTAACTCAAAACTGAAGAG GTATTCTGGAAGTGTTGCAGCCATGAGTATGGTCGGTCACATTCTGGGCCTTGGTGACAGGCATTTGGATAACATCCTTTTGGATTTCAGTAGTGGGGATGTGGTGCATATTGATTATAATGTTTGTTTTGATAAAGGGCAAAGACTAAAAGTCCCAGAGATTGTTCCATTCCGGCTAACCCAGACAATTGAGGCTGCATTAGGGTTGACAGGCATAGAAGGTACATTTAGAGCAAATTGCGAAGCAGTTGTCAGTGTTCTAAGGAAGAATAAGGATCTACTATTGATGTTACTGGAAGTATTTGTATGGGATCCACTTATAGAGTGGACACGTGGAGATTTTCATGATGATGCTGCCATTGGTGGTGAAGAAAGAAAGGGCATGGAGTTGGCTGTTAGCTTGAGTTTATTTGCTTCTAGAGTGCAAGAAATTCGTGTTCCCTTGCAG GAACATCACGATCTTTTGTTGGCTACATTTCCAGCTGTCGAATCTGCTCTTGAG AGGTTCAGAGATGTTCTGAATCAATATGAGCTTGTCTCTGCTCTTTTTTATCGAGCTGACCAGGAGCGTTCCAATCTTATTTTACACGAGACATCTGCAAAGTCAATTGTTGCTGAAGCAACTTGTAATTCAGAGAAAATTTGTGCATCATTTGAAATCCAAGCTCGAGAGTTCAAACAAGCAAAGAATGTGGTAGCCGAGAAAGCTCAACAAGCTACAACTTGGATTGAGCAGCATGGAAGGATACTTGATGCTTTACGAGGCAATTTAATTCCTGAAATCAGTGCCGGCATGAATCTCAGTGGTATGGCAGATGCTTTGTCTCTTACGTCTGCTGTTCCCGAAGCTGGAGTTCCGCTGACTATAGTACCTGAGCCCACACAAGCCCAATGCTATGATATAGATAGGGAAGTTTCTCAGCTTATAGCTGAGTTGGATCGTGGGCTCTCTTCTGCAGTAATGGCACTTCAAGCCTATTCATTGGCTTTACAAAGAGTACTACCTTTGAATTACCTCACAACCAGCACAGTGCATGGCTGGGCACAAGTACTGCAGCTATCTGCAAATGCTGTTTCTTCTGACATCCTTTCTCTAGCAAGAAGGCAGGCTTCTGAATTGATTGCAAAAGTACATGGGGATAACCTTGAGTTTATGAAAAGCAGTCATGATGACCTTTGTTTTAAAGTGGAGAAATACGCAGCAGAGATTGAGAAAGTTGAGGAAGAGTGTGCTGAGCTGGTGAACTCAATTGGCTCGAAGACTGAATCAAAAGCTAAGGATCGACTTATGTTTGCTTTCATGAAATACATGCAATCTGCTGGTCTTGTAAGGAAGGAAGATGCTAATTCTTCTCTGCAATATGGAGAATCAAAATATGATGGTACAAAGGCTTCTAGAATACGAGAGGATCTGGAAGAGAAGAAAGACAAAGTCTTATCTGTTCTTAGTGTAGCTATGCGTTCATTGTATGATGATGTCAAGCATAGGATACTTGAAATATACAGTCATACCAATAGGGCTCAAATCGAGAACAGTCGACCACAATCTGATCTTGGTACTGTCTTCTCTGGGTTTGAAGAGCAAGTGGAGAAATGCATACTTGTTGCTGGATTTGTAAATGAACTATGGCAGCAAATTGGAGGAGACATGCCGGGTGTTGATAGAGatttatattattcaaagtattatTCTGAAGGAAACTGGGCTTCAATATTCAAAACCATTTTAAATTGCTGTAAGAGTTTGATTGGGGAAATGACTGAAGTTGTTTTACCTGATATAATGAGGTCTGCTGTTTCATTCAATACAGAAGTTATGGATGCATTTGGATTAATCTCACAAATAAGGGGATCTATTGACACGGCATTGGAACAGCTAGTCGAAGTCGAATTAGAGAGGGCATCCTTGGCTGAACTAGAACAAAACTACTTTGTTAAGGTTGGCCTCATTACTGAGCAACAGTTGGCTCTTGAGGAAGCTGCTATGAAGGGTCGGGATCATCTATCTTGGGAAGAAGCAGAGGAGCTGGCCTCTCAAGAAGAGGCTTGCCGGGCACAACTGGAACAGCTCCACCAAACTTGGAATCATAGAGATATGCGAACTTCTTCTCTCATAAAAAGAGAAGCTGAGATTAAAAGTTCCTTGGTTTCTTGTGAACAGCATTTTCAGTCTCTAATTACTGGTGATGACTTTAGAGAGTCCCATCGTTCAAAAAGCCAAGTATTACTGGCCATCTTAGTTAAACCCTTCTCTGAGTTAGAATCAGTTGATAAAGCATTATCTTCATTGAGTAGCTCCTTTGCTCCTCATTCAGATGAAATTCCTAATTTAGTGGAATTTTTGAGTTCTGGACACTCAGTATCAGAGTGTGTTTGGAACTTTGGATCTTTATTAAACAACCATTCTTTCTTTATTTGGAAAATAGGTGTTCTGGATTCTATCCTTGATTTATGCATACATGATATGGCTTCATCAGTGGATCAAAATCTAGGATTTGAACAGCTTTTTGATGTTGTTAAGAGAAAGCTTGAAATTCAACTTCAAGAGTATATTGGTCGCTACCTCAAAATACGAATTGCTCCAGCTTTACTATCTTGGTTGGATAAAGAAAATGAACATTTGAAGCTACTGACTGAGGGAGCAAAGGAGCCCAGTAATGATCATGTAAGGAAGGATGTTGAGGCTGTTAAAAAGGTCCAGCTTATGCTTGAGGAGTACTGCAACACACATGAAACTGCTAGAGCAGCAAGATCAGCAGCTTCTGTCATGAAAAGGCAGGTGAATGAGCTAAAAGAAGCTCTTCGCAAGACTATACTAGAGATTGTGCAAATGGAATGGATGCATGATGTTGGCTTGACCCCTTCACATACTAGTAGAGTTCTGTTCcagaaatttttttctaatgaTGATGAATTGTATCCTGTTGTTCTAAACTTTAGTAGACCTAAGTTGTTGGAAACTATGCAATCTGTCTTATCAAAATTAGCTCGTGCAATAGAGGGCCTAAAATCGTGTGAGCACACTTCTATTGTAGCAGAAGGTCAGCTGGAAAGAGCAATGGGATGGGCTTGTGGTGGACCAAATTCCAGTGTAGCGGGAAATTCGTCAGCCAAGGCTTCTGGAATTCCCCCTGAATTCCATGACCACCTGATGAGACGCAGGCATCTGCTTCAGGAAGCAAGAGAAAAAGCATCAAGCGTTGTCAAAATTTGCATGTCAATATTAGAGTTTGAGGCATCTCGGGATGGTATTTTTCAGATCCCTAGAGAGGGGTATGCATTGAGCACTGGCAGTGATAGCAGGACATGGCAGCAAGCTTACTTCAATGCACTAACAAAATTGGAGGTTACCTATCATTCTTTTACAC GTATTGAACAAGAATGGAAGCTTGCTCAAAGCAACATGGAAGTTGCTTCTAGTGGCTTGTATTCTGCAACTAATGAACTATGCATTGCGTCTCTTAAAGCAAAATCTGCCTCAG GTGATTTACAAAGCACTGTTCTTGCAATGAGAGATTGTGCATATGAAGCCAGTGTTGCTTTATCTGCATTTGCTCGTGTATCCAGAGGCCATACTGCTTTAACTTCTGAATCTGGTTCAATGCTGGAAGAG GTTTTGGCAATAACTGAAGATCTGCATGATGTCCACAATCTGGGAAAGGAGGCTGCATCTGTACATCGTTCTCTTATGGAAGATCTTTCGAAG CAGGCAAATGCAATCCTTCTTCCACTAGAGTCAGTTTTAGCCAAGGATGTCTCTGCTATGACTGAAGCTATGGCTAGGGAGAGAGAGACCAAGATGGAAGTATCTCCAATACATGGACAAGCCATATACCAGTCTTATGGCTTAAGAGTTAGGGAGGCTTGCCAGACCTTCAAACCTTTGGTGCCATCACTTACCTTTTCTGTGAAGGAACTACATTCATTGTTGACCACACTTGCGCGAACTGCCAGTCTCCATGCTGGGAACCTGCATAAG GCTCTTGAAGGACTGGGTGAAAGCCAGGAAGTAAAATCACAGAGCATTAGTTTGTCAAGGCCAGATCTTGCCAGTGATGCCACTGAATATGATGAAAGAGGGGGTGAGAGCATGTCGACATCAGGCAGTGGGAGCCCCAAAGATCTTGTTGGTCTAACTGGGATTCCTTTGCAAGAGAAAGAATGGATATCACCACCAGATAGCATTGGAACTAGCGGTACGGAATCTAGTATTACCTCAAATGGTACTAGTCTTTCAGATAGCATCAATGACCCAATAGTAGAGATGATGGAAAAGATTTCACTTGATTCTAGTCAGAAAAAGGATCATGGTGATCCAAATTTTGTTCCATCTTCTGAAAGTGAATATGATGAAATCTCACATTGTGGGCATAGAATGTCCGAGAACATGGAGGTAAAAAATACTAATGAAGTGAAATCAGCAAATGAAGAGACCAATGAAAATCTGAAAACTGTACCCTCAGTGAATGATGAAGCAGTGAGTGCTCCTCTTGAATCTTCGCAACCTTCAAACAATGTGAACTTGGATGTGAAATTTCAGGGTAAGGACGAAGTATCTACATTAGGCAAAATTGAGG